From a region of the Solanum stenotomum isolate F172 chromosome 2, ASM1918654v1, whole genome shotgun sequence genome:
- the LOC125854643 gene encoding 2-oxoglutarate and iron-dependent oxygenase domain-containing protein CP2-like → MDENMGNGSRNDGSSEESTLRVEPCLEHKADNYADLEEELEFDPLLYTSLERYLPDNLLNSSRLVKAQYMNEILLGYSPPSERHHTHKHREYRQKITSNYQPLHKVLYTMHPTDFFVPSFLKAISESTEESFRNIMSEPSPGVLTFEMLQPRFCEMMLEEVENFEKWIRETKFRIMRPNSMNKYGAVLDDFGLQTMLQNFMEDFIRPISKVLFTEVGGSTLDSHHGFVVEYGTDRDVDLGFHVDDAEVTLNVCLGKQFDGGELFFRGVRCEKHVNTKTQPEEIFDYSHVAGHAILHCGRHRHGARATTSGRRTNLILWCRSSMFREMRKYQTNFSSWCAECKREKEERIRKNVLFLKSEMRLRIL, encoded by the exons ATGGATGAGAATATGGGGAACGGGAGTCGGAACGACGGTTCATCGGAGGAGTCAACTCTGCGAGTCGAGCCATGTTTAGAACACAAGGCGGATAACTATGCggatttagaagaagaattggaATTCGATCCTCTTTTATATACTTCTCTTGAGCGTTATCTTCCAGATAACCTCCTTAATTCATCACGACTCGTTAAAGCTCAATACATGAATGAAATTCTCCTTGGTTACTCTCCTCCATCTGAGCGCCATCAT ACACATAAACATAGAGAATATAGACAAAAGATCACATCAAATTATCAG CCTCTACACAAGGTATTATATACCATGCACCCAACAGATTTCTTTGTGCCTTCATTTCTTAAGGCCATCTCTGAGAGCACCGAAGAAAGCTTCAGAAATATAATGTCTGAACCCTCTCCGGGTGTTCTAACATTTGAAATGCTTCAACCACGTTTTTGTGAAATGATGTTGGAGGAG GTAGAAAActttgaaaaatggattcgtGAAACAAAATTCAGAATCATGCGTCCCAACTCAATGAACAAATATGGAGCAGTTCTTGATGACTTTGGCCTTCAAACCATGCTTCAAAATTTTATGGAGGATTTTATACGTCCTATTTCAAAAG TTCTATTTACTGAAGTTGGTGGATCAACACTCGATAGCCATCATGGTTTTGTCGTTGAATATGGGACAGATAGAGATGTTGACTTAG gttttcatgttgatgaTGCCGAAGTTACTTTGAATGTGTGTTTGGGAAAACAATTTGATGGTGGAGAATTGTTCTTTCGAGGTGTGCGATGCGAGAAACATGTAAACACTAAAACACAACCAGAG GAGATCTTTGATTATTCTCATGTTGCGGGGCATGCAATTCTACATTGTGGTCGCCATAGACATGGTGCTAGAGCGACAACATCAGGAAGGAGGACTAACTTGATACTATGGTGCAGAAG CTCCATGTTTAGAGAGATGAGGAAGTACCAAACCAATTTTTCTAGCTGGTGTGCAGAGTGCAAGCGTGAGAAGGAAGAAAGGATCCggaaaaatgttttatttctcaaatcg GAGATGCGCTTAAGAATTTTATAG
- the LOC125855064 gene encoding uncharacterized protein LOC125855064, with the protein MALPQILPSPSSSFTHKPHLNPSNFFLIPQSNNPQCQFSSKSLLQRRHRRNSNGIQCSASSSFPEKHHTGSPKSDDVVELPLFPLPLVLFPGAILPLQIFEFRYRIMMHTLLQTDLRFGVIYSDSATGTADVGCVGEVVKHERLVDDRFFLICKGQERFRVNKLVRSKPYLVAEVTWLEDRPSANGEDDVEGLANEVESYMKDVIRLSNRLNGKPEKEATDLRRNLFPTPFSFFVGSTFEGAPREQQALLELEDTAMRLKREKETLRNTLNYLSAASAVKDVFPSS; encoded by the coding sequence ATGGCTTTACCTCAAATCTTACCTTCTCCTTCTTCATCATTCACTCACAAACCCCACTTAAACCCTAGTAATTTCTTCTTAATCCCTCAATCTAATAACCCCCAATGCCAGTTTTCTTCTAAATCATTACTCCAGCGCCGGCACCGGCGTAACTCGAATGGTATCCAATGCTCTGCTTCCTCCTCCTTCCCGGAGAAGCACCATACTGGTTCACCTAAATCAGACGACGTCGTTGAGCTACCCCTTTTCCCTCTTCCTCTCGTTCTCTTCCCCGGAGCTATTCTCCCGCTCCAAATCTTCGAGTTTCGTTACCGGATAATGATGCATACCCTTCTCCAAACTGACCTTCGTTTTGGGGTTATTTACTCCGACAGCGCCACTGGCACCGCCGACGTTGGATGCGTTGGAGAAGTCGTTAAGCATGAGCGGCTGGTGGATGACCGGTTTTTCTTAATCTGTAAAGGGCAGGAGCGGTTTCGGGTCAATAAATTGGTTCGGTCTAAACCGTATTTGGTTGCAGAGGTGACGTGGCTGGAGGACCGGCCGTCGGCGAATGGGGAGGATGATGTGGAGGGTTTGGCGAATGAGGTGGAGAGTTATATGAAAGATGTGATTCGTTTATCGAACAGATTGAATGGGAAACCGGAGAAGGAGGCAACGGATTTGCGGAGGAATTTGTTTCCGACGCCATTTTCGTTCTTCGTTGGAAGTACGTTTGAAGGGGCTCCAAGGGAACAACAAGCATTGCTTGAATTAGAAGATACCGCGATGAGATTGAAGAGGGAGAAGGAGACATTGAGGAATACTTTGAACTATCTAAGTGCTGCTTCTGCTGTGAAGGATGTGTTTCCGTCTTCCTGA
- the LOC125855048 gene encoding zingipain-2: MNWLLPSLVLVLLIFQQPFCTCSSISDLFETWCQQNGKKYSSEQERVYRFKVFEENYAYITEHNSKGNSSYTLGLNAYSDLTHHEFRNSFLGLSSSANDFIRLKGRGSGFSETGVLSDVDAPSSLDWREKGAVTNVKNQGSCGACWSFSATGAMEGINKITTGSLVSLSEQELIDCDRSYNEGCGGGLMDYAFEFVIKNGGIDTEKDYPFREREGTCNKNKLQRHVVTIDGYTDIPKNDEDKLLKAVATQPVSVGICGSARAFQSYSKGIFTGPCSTALDHAVLIVGYGSENGVDYWIIKNSWGTSWGINGYIHMQRNSGNQEGICGINTLASYPTKTSPNPPTPPAPGPSKCSMFTSCGQGETCCCGLKLLGICLSWKCCGLDSAVCCKDGRHCCPQDYPICDPSRNLCLKRMNNATIVQQPQKEAFTGKFGGLIYPF, from the exons ATGAATTGGTTATTGCCTTCTTTAGTTcttgttttgctgatttttcaACAACCCTTTTGCACTTGTTCATCAATTTCTGATCTTTTTGAAACTTGGTGTCagcaaaatggaaaaaaatattcttcagAACAAGAAAGGGTGTATAGATTCAAAGTGTTTGAAGAAAACTATGCTTATATTACAGAGCATAATAGCAAAGGGAATTCCAGTTATACCCTTGGTCTCAATGCCTATTCTGATCTTACTCACCATGAATTTAGGAATTCTTTCTTGGGTCTTTCCTCTTCTGCTAATGATTTCATTAGGTTGAAAGGTAGAGGGTCAGGTTTTTCTGAAACTGGAGTTTTGAGTGATGTTGATGCTCCTTCTTCTTTGGATTGGAGAGAGAAAGGAGCTGTTACTAATGTCAAAAATCAAGGAAGTTGTG GTGCTTGCTGGTCATTCTCGGCCACTGGTGCAATGGAAGGTATCAATAAGATTACCACTGGATCTCTCGTTAGCCTCTCTGAGCAGGAGTTAATTGATTGCGACAGAAGTTACAATGAAGGTTGTGGAGGTGGATTGATGGACTATGCTTTTGAATTTGTCATAAAGAATGGTGGTATTGACACTGAAAAGGATTATCCTTTTAGAGAAAGGGAAGGAACATGCAACAAAAACAAG CTACAAAGGCATGTTGTAACCATTGATGGATATACTGATATCCCTAAAAATGATGAGGACAAGCTTCTAAAGGCAGTGGCAACTCAACCTGTGAGTGTTGGGATATGCGGCAGTGCGAGAGCATTTCAATCATATTCAAAG GGGATATTCACTGGCCCGTGTTCTACAGCACTAGATCATGCGGTACTGATTGTGGGCTATGGTTCTGAAAATGGAGTTGACTACTGGATTATAAAGAACTCATGGGGAACAAGCTGGGGAATAAATGGTTATATCCACATGCAGCGTAATAGTGGGAATCAAGAAGGGATCTGTGGGATCAATACGTTAGCTTCATATCCAACCAAGACTAGCCCAAATCCACCAACTCCTCCAGCTCCTGGTCCATCCAAATGCAGTATGTTCACCTCATGTGGTCAAGGTGAAACCTGTTGCTGTGGTTTGAAACTTCTTGGAATATGCCTTTCTTGGAAATGTTGCGGGTTGGATTCAGCAGTGTGTTGTAAAGATGGACGCCACTGTTGCCCACAGGATTATCCAATTTGTGACCCAAGTCGGAACCTATGCCTCAAG CGAATGAACAATGCTACTATAGTGCAACAGCCTCAGAAGGAAGCATTTACTGGGAAATTCGGAGGTCTTATTTACCCTTTTTAG
- the LOC125855074 gene encoding thioredoxin H-type 1-like, translating into MATSSEEGQVIGCHKIEEWEVQLQKGVETKKLVVVDFTASWCGPCRFIAPILADIAKKMPHVIFLKVDVDELKKVAEDWNVEAMPTFVFIKEGKEVDRVVGANKDGLLQTIEKHGAAPAIVTA; encoded by the exons ATGGCTACTTCATCTGAGGAAGGACAAGTGATCGGCTGCCACAAGATTGAGGAGTGGGAGGTGCAGCTCCAGAAGGGCGTGGAGACCAAAAAACTG GTGGTGGTGGATTTTACTGCTTCCTGGTGCGGCCCTTGCCGTTTTATTGCCCCAATTCTTGCTGACATTGCTAAGAAGATGCCCCATGTTATATTCCTCAAGGTTGATGTTGATGAACTGAAG AAAGTTGCAGAGGATTGGAATGTGGAGGCAATGCCTACCTTTGTCTTCATTAAAGAGGGGAAAGAAGTGGATAGGGTGGTTGGTGCCAATAAAGACGGATTGCTTCAGACCATAGAGAAGCATGGTGCTGCTCCTGCTATTGTGACTGCTTGA